GCACAGTGCCGGAATTGATCGACGAAAAAAACATGTTCGGCGAGCAGCTGAAAAACTATATCGGCTCGGTATACCCGCGCATGTTCCGCTTCGGTTTCCTGGTGGAGCAACTACCGGATGCCAACAACCGGGTCACCCTGGACGACAACTACCGGGACCGGCTGGGCAACTACCGCCCGGTGATCACCTACAATGTTACCGACTATACCCGCGCCGGCATGGCGGCGGCCAAGGAAGTGTCGGACCAAATCTTCCAGCGCCTGGGCATAGAAGGTTTTACCGAATACAGCCCCTCGGATGCCGGCTATCTCACCTACCGGGGTGAAGGCTACAGCTACAACGGCGCCGGCCACCTGGTGGGCACCCATATTATGGGGGACGACCCGAAAACCTCAGTGGTGAACAAGTACCAGCAGAGCTGGGACCATCCCAACCTGTTCTTAGTGGGATGCGGCAATATGCCCACCATTTCCACCTCCAACCCCACCTTAACCATGGCGGCCTTAACCTATTGGGCAGCGAAAAATGTGCTTGACGCACTCACGCAGTGCTAAGCAAGGAGCAAGATCATGTACCTGTCACCAGACAAACAAAAAAGGTTTACCCCCATTACCAACATTGAGGAGCTGCACCACCAGCTGCAGCTGGCGATTGAGCTGGAATTTTCCACTCTGCCCCCCTATTTAAGCGCCCTATATTCCATCAAGGAAAACACCAATAACTGCGCTTACCAGGTGATCCAGAGCGTGGTGATGGAGGAAATGTTCCACTTATCTAACGCCGCCAATGTGCTGATTGCCACCGGCGGCAGCCCGGCGATTAACAGCCCGGAATTTTTGCCAAGCTTCCCCACCCGTTTACCGGACGGGGAAAAATGGTTTGAAGTCAGCCTGTTAAAATTCAGCCCCGAGGCAATACAAACCTTTAAATATATCGAAGAGCCCAGCGAAAATGCCCCGAACCTGATCACTATCGGCGACTTCTACGCCAATATCGAAAAGGGCCTGACGTTTTTAAGCGAAACCCTGCCGCCGGGCGAGCTGTTCCCGGCCAACACCCATCCGCAAATCGCCCATAAATATTATTACGGCGGCGGCGGGGAGATCACCCCGGTTACCGACATCGGCAGCGCCATGTTCGCCATCAATGCCATTATCGCCCAGGGGGAAGGCATACCGGACCGCTGCTGGGATCCCGACAAACCTTTCCCGCTGGAAGAAGGCACCGGCATAGCCAGCGGCGACCACCAGCTGTTTATGCAGCCCAGGGAGCTGGCCCATTACTACCGCTTTGACGAACTGGCGCAGGGACGGCGTTATGTATGCGGCGACAGCCATAACAGCGGCCCCACAGGCCCACAAATCCCGATAGATTATGCCCAGGTGTACAATATGAAGCCCAACCCCAATCCCGGGGATTACGCCTTTTCACCGGAACTGGCGGCGCTGGATTACGAATTCAACCGCATCTTCACCCTGCTGCTGGATCAGCTGCACAATGCCTTTAACGGCGATCCCGAAGTGCTGGTGCCCGCCGTCGGCACTATGTTCAAGCTCAAAGAGTTGGCGCAGGAGCTGATGCGTAATCCGATCCCTAACAGCCCGGAGCAGTATACCGCCGGGCCAACCTGGCAATACCTCAAAGGCTGATGTTATCGCGATGCGGGCGCTTGGCCGTAATAGCCCGCATGACCTGATCAAGATTATAAAAACGGATGAAAAGGAGATCAGCAATGAGCAAAAGAGCGTTTGACCATGTGCTTATCATCATGTTTGAAAACCAGTACCGGGGTTATGTGCTGCAAAACCCTTATATGGCCAATTTGGCGGAGCAAGGCATAGAACTTACCAACAGCTTCGGCGTAATGCACCCGTCGCAAACCAACTATATCACCTCTATCGCCGGCGAATTATGCGATGTCAGCGACGACGATGCCCCCAGCCCGCTGTTAAAACAGCAAACCATAGTGGATTTAATCGAAGCCTCCCCCTACCAGCTCAGGTGGAAGGCCTATATGGACAGCTATATCGCCGACAACAATCCCTGGCAGCCGGAAGGTTTTACCCCGACGGATCACTATCCTTATGTGATCAAACACAACCCGTTTTCCTCGTTCGAAAATATCGTCACCAACCAACAGCGCTGGCAAAAAATCGATAACGAAGCCGGGTTCTGGCGCGACCTGCTCAACAACAACCTGCCGGAATACGCCTGGTTTACCCCCAACATGTGGAACGACGGCCACTACCTGGCCGGCACTACCAATGATACCTGTAACGGCGAGCGCGCGCCGGTATTGGTGGACCAACAGGCCAACTGGCTGAAATCCTTTTTCGCCGGATTAAATTTCCCCGGCCCCAACTCAAAACTGCCGCCAAACACCCTGGTGGTAGTCACCTATGACGAGGCCGACTTCGAAGCCTTTTTCGACAAAGGCAAAAAATACACCTACGACGGCCCCAACCAGATTTATACCGTGCTGCTCGGCGACAATATCCCCCCGGGCAAAGAACACCAGGGCTATAACCATTACAGCCTGTTAAAAACCATAGAAAAAAACTTTAATCTCGGCAGCCTGCATAAGAATGATCACGAGGCCAACTGGTTCCAGTTCTTGTGGGGTAAATCTTTTGCCTGGCAGCAGCCGGAAAAAAGCTGTCTGGGGCGGGTCAAACAGTTTACCGCCTGCGGTTTTGAGCAGCAGCTGCTGTTCGTGGCACAGGAAGAAGACAACAGCCTGACCTATCGCAGCCTGACTTATCGCAACATCAAAGGTCACGAAGATGATCTTAACCGGGTACAGGCACTACCGCTGGCAGAGAATGCCGGCCAGGCTTTTGCCCTGGCCGCCAACGACCGGCAAGCGCTGCTGGTGTACAGCGATACCGACGGTTTATTGCAGGTGCTCAGCTACAGTCTCACCACAGGCTGGGTGCCGGCACAAATCCCGGCCAAAGAGCCGGTGCGCCAGTTAGACCTGGTGGCGCTGCCGGATAACTCAGGCTTTATGCTGGTGTATCAAACCCAGGCGGGCAGCCTGTTCAGCAGCCGCTTTAGCGGCAGCAGTGCTGACGATAGCGCTACTGACACAAACGGCCCCTGGCAAACGCCGGAAAAACTTTGCCATATCATCAATACCCCAACCGCCCAGGGGCCGGTAACCGTTAACTCCAATATCAGCGCGCCGTTTAAACTGGCGCGCCTGGGCGCCAGTATTTTGCTGATCTATTCCCAGCCCCACAGCAACAACCTCAGCTGCTTAAGTTATAACACCGCAGACTTTAACAAGGTCAATGTTAAAACCAGCGCCTATTCAGGGCCTTATGACGACTACACGGTAAATGCCTGGTCTGCCAGCAGCTTTGACTTAAATGTATTCGGCGAAACCCGGCCAGCGGCAACCCCGGTCACCCCGATCATCACACCCGAAGCAGAGCCGGAGCCGACAGAACAAACCCTGGCAGCCAACGGCCAGTTTGCCCTGCAAACCCTGGACGGGGTAATACACCTGCTCCACAACGCCGGCGATAACCCGCAACTGCTGAGCAGCACCTTTTCCATCGGCGGCACCCTGACCCCGGGACTGCCGGTGTCTTACCAGCCGGATGCCCCCGGGGAGGAAAACACCAGCGACGGCTACGGCACCTTGTTTGAAGCGGGCTGGAGCCGGGTGGAGCCGGTCGGCAATATCGTCCGGGACAACAACACCGCCATTGCCATGGCAAACTTTAACGAACAGCTGTGGCTGTTTTATCAGCCCCTGGGGCAGGACGGCATCAGCATTTGCCGCGGCGATTACCGCAGCGAACAGCACATAAAAGATAAAACTAAGGAGAGTGAACATGAGCAATAACGCAAGCGCCCTGAACCAGGGCTTATTAGATCAGATAGATCATTTTGTGGTGATCATGCTGGAAAACCGCTCTTTTGATCACATGTTAGGTTTTTTATACACAGATCAAAACAATGTCTCGCCGCTGGGCCACCCCTATGAGGGCCTCACCGGCGAGGAAAGCAACCTCAATTCCCAGGGCGAGGCAGTCACCGTATTTAAGATCCCCTCCGACCAGCACCCGTATTTCTGGCCCGGCAGCGATCCCGGCGAAGGGTACAACAATACCAACAGCCAGCTGTTCGGCAATTACCGCACGCCGCCTGAAGGCACCCGGGCCTGCAACACGGGCTTTATCAGCGACTTTGCCTATACCCTCAACTGGCAGCGCCAGGACAACGAGAAAAAGCCCGGCAGCTGGCAAATTGTCGAAGGCACCACGGAAGAAAGCATTATGGGCATGTATACCCCCGAGCTGTTACCTGTGCTTTCCGGTCTGGCCAAAGGTTATGCAGTGTGCGACCACTGGTTCTGCTCGGTACCGACAGAAACCCTGCCCAACCGCGCCTTTGTGCAGATGGCCACCAGTTTGGGACGCCTCAACGATCACGACAAGAAATATAACGCCCCCAGCATCTATAACCTGCTGGAACAGGCCAGGTTGAGCTGGAGCATTTACGGCTATGAAGACGAGCCCATTCTCACCCGGGAGTCACTCCAGGCACTGCCGGCAAATCCCGAATACGGCAGTTTCGGCAATTTCGCCGCCTTTAAACAGGCCGCCGCCGACGGCACTTTGGCCCATTACAGCTTTTTAGCGCCGGAATGGGGCAGCAAAGGCAACAGCCAGCATCCCAACTATGATGTCGCCAAAGGCGAGCAATACCTGTATGAGATCTACCAGGCGCTGAAAGCCTCTCCCGGCTGGCAGAAAACCTTGCTGATCATCACCTACGACGAGCACGGCGGCAATTTCGACCATGTGCCGCCGCCGGAAAATGCCCAACAGCCGCTGGATTGCCCGGACAATATGGGCTTTAACTTCCAGCGCTTTGGCGTGCGGGTGCCGACGGTACTGGTGTCGCCGCTGATTGAAGCCGGCACTGTATTTCGTATTCCCGAGCCGGATACCGATCTTTACGGCAATTCGCAAGCGCCGACCGCCTTTGACCATACCTCGATACTGGCGACGGTAGAAAAACGCTTTAACCTCAAACCGTTAACCACAAGGGATGCCGCCGCCCCAGACATAGGGCCGGTATTAACCTTAACCACGGCGCGCCAGGATGATCCCCTGGAAAATGTCGTGGTGCCCAAAAGCCAGGGGTTGCCGCCGCTGGAAGGTAACGGCGACTGGAGCAAGGCAGATCACCTGCAGCAGGCCGAAGCCAGCCTGGCCTCCCAGCTGCCGGTGGAAGGAGATTATCATTCCCGCTACGGGGAACACTGGCCGGAGGATGAAGACGGGGTGAAACACTACAGCCGCTACCGTTATCATCACTATTACTACGGCAGGTACCAAGAGGAAAACAGCTGATATTCATTAAACTCATGTGCCGGGCCATTTTCCCGGCACATTTGCCAAAACACAGGAGGCGGCCCCGCCCCGAGACTTACCCGCTACTTCCCTCTCCCCTCTCCACTAAAGCACGAAATTCGCTCAAAATTTGCGCTAAATCAAACGAATTTAAAAAAATTAGACTAAATACGTAAATCTAAGTGTCAGGATTCTTGACAAAAATTTCACAGACTGGTCAAATGCCGCCACCTTAGGGAACCTGGCCTCTTCACAGGCCATTTACAGCAGCAACAAGGAAGAATTCGTGCGTATTTTATTACTCGTCACCGCTTTTAACGGCCTCAGCCAACGCATTCATGAACAACTTAAACTTCAGGGACACTCCCTCAGTGTCGTTTTTGCCGGACAGGAAAACGAAGTCCGCTTTGCCATAGACACCTTTGAACCTGAACTTATCCTGTGTCCGTTTTTAAAACAGCGCATCCCCGACGATATCTGGCAGAAACACCTGTGTATCATTATCCACCCGGGCATTATCGGCGACCGCGGCCCCTCCTCCCTGGACTGGGCCATTTTAAACCAGGAAACCCAGTGGGGGGTTACCGCATTGCAGGCAGACAGTGAAATGGATGCCGGCGATATCTGGTCGTCGAAAAACTTTAAAATGCGCCCGGCATCGAAAGCCAGCCTGTACCGCCAGGAGGTCTCGCAAATGAGCGCCGCTATCGTCAACGATATCCTGGAATGGTACCAGATGCAGGACTTTAAACCCCTGCCGCTGGATTACAGCGACAAAAAGGTCAAAGGCCAGTTACGGCCGCTGATCCGCCAGAATGAACGCAGCATCAACTGGCACAGAGACAGCACCTTAGAGATATTGAGAAAAATCCACGCCGCCGACAGTTTCCCCGGCGTCTTGGATGACTTTTTCGGCATGGGAGTTTATCTGTTCGGCGCCCACCCGGAGCCGGTACTAAAAGCCGACGGCCCGAAAAAGGTCATCGCCCAACGCGACGGCGCCATCTGTGTATCCACCCTGGACGGCGCGATATGGATCAGCCATATGAAACAGCAAAAAGAGGCCGGCAAAAGTTACTTTAAACTGCCTGCCGCCCAAGTGCTGGCGGAACACCTGGAAGGTTTGCCCGAGCTCAAACTGCCGCCGCTGGTGGCCCACAAGATCAAAACCTATAAGGAAATCAGCTACCGCGAAGCCGACCGTGTCGGTTATCTCTATTTTAATTTCCATAACGGCGCCATGGGCACGGAACAGTGCCAGCGCCTGCTGACCGCCTATAAAGCCGCGTTGTGCCGCAATACCCGGATACTGGTGCTGATGGGAGGCGACGACTTTTTCAGCAACGGCATCCACCTTAACCATATTGAAGCCAGTGAAGATCCGGCAGCGGAGTCGTGGCGCAATATCAACGCCATAGACGACCTGGTACAGGCGATCCTGGAAACCCGCAACAAGATCACCCTGGCGTCGCTCGGCAACAATGCCGGCGCCGGCGGCGTGATGCTGGCACTGGCCTGCGATCAGGTGGTGGCCCGCGACGGCGTGGTGCTTAACCCCCATTATAAAACCATGGGCCTGTACGGCTCGGAATACTGGACCTACACCTTGCCGCGGCGCATCGGCTACCGCCAGGCGATCGATTTAAGCCAAAGCTGTATGCCGCTTGGCGCCCAGGCCGCCGCCGACATAGGTTTGCTGGATGCGGTATTCCCGTCAGACCCCACGGCTTACCAGTTTGATTTAAAAGAATATTGCCGGATTATGCTTGAAGACGACCAGTATGTGGCCCTGCTGAGCACTAAACTTGCGCAAAGGGACAAAGACGAGCTGGAAAAACCCCTGGCCCGGTACCGGGAAGAAGAGCTTGAGCAAATGAAGCAGTGCTTCTGGGGGGAAAACAGCCGCTATCACCAGCTGAGAAAGAACTTTGTTTACAAGGTTTGCCCGACGAAAACGCCGCAACGCCTTACCCAATACCCTGTTATCAGCACAGAAGCAGACAATAGCGGCATTGCCGGTTTAGCTCCGGTCGCGGAATAACCGCGACCGAACAAAAATAGGGAGCTGGCTGCCGGGTGCAGCCGATCCCAACAGGCTTTGCAGCCGCTAGTATACCATTACCACAATAACCTCATCATCGCCGGCCGCCCGCTCCCTGCTTTTGTTTGCTGCGACAATGTCGGTAATTTTCACTTGTCCCTTATGGAACCTGTTAATATAAGCCGCGGTTTTTGTTGCTCCGTAGGCGGCTGCAAAGCTGGCGATTTCTTCGCCGTTACAGGTCAGGTTATTGGCAATATACCTCTGGTTGACGCGATAGTGCTTGGCCATGTCCTTATAGTCGAACAAATTGTTCTCCGCCGCCGAAACGCATAACAAGGTGCCCG
This genomic window from Thalassomonas viridans contains:
- a CDS encoding DUF3718 domain-containing protein — its product is MKPAITMLLSAVAAFAFSANAATYKFVATNNEPGTLLCVSAAENNLFDYKDMAKHYRVNQRYIANNLTCNGEEIASFAAAYGATKTAAYINRFHKGQVKITDIVAANKSRERAAGDDEVIVVMVY
- a CDS encoding hydrogenase maturation protein is translated as MRILLLVTAFNGLSQRIHEQLKLQGHSLSVVFAGQENEVRFAIDTFEPELILCPFLKQRIPDDIWQKHLCIIIHPGIIGDRGPSSLDWAILNQETQWGVTALQADSEMDAGDIWSSKNFKMRPASKASLYRQEVSQMSAAIVNDILEWYQMQDFKPLPLDYSDKKVKGQLRPLIRQNERSINWHRDSTLEILRKIHAADSFPGVLDDFFGMGVYLFGAHPEPVLKADGPKKVIAQRDGAICVSTLDGAIWISHMKQQKEAGKSYFKLPAAQVLAEHLEGLPELKLPPLVAHKIKTYKEISYREADRVGYLYFNFHNGAMGTEQCQRLLTAYKAALCRNTRILVLMGGDDFFSNGIHLNHIEASEDPAAESWRNINAIDDLVQAILETRNKITLASLGNNAGAGGVMLALACDQVVARDGVVLNPHYKTMGLYGSEYWTYTLPRRIGYRQAIDLSQSCMPLGAQAAADIGLLDAVFPSDPTAYQFDLKEYCRIMLEDDQYVALLSTKLAQRDKDELEKPLARYREEELEQMKQCFWGENSRYHQLRKNFVYKVCPTKTPQRLTQYPVISTEADNSGIAGLAPVAE
- a CDS encoding ferritin-like domain-containing protein — protein: MYLSPDKQKRFTPITNIEELHHQLQLAIELEFSTLPPYLSALYSIKENTNNCAYQVIQSVVMEEMFHLSNAANVLIATGGSPAINSPEFLPSFPTRLPDGEKWFEVSLLKFSPEAIQTFKYIEEPSENAPNLITIGDFYANIEKGLTFLSETLPPGELFPANTHPQIAHKYYYGGGGEITPVTDIGSAMFAINAIIAQGEGIPDRCWDPDKPFPLEEGTGIASGDHQLFMQPRELAHYYRFDELAQGRRYVCGDSHNSGPTGPQIPIDYAQVYNMKPNPNPGDYAFSPELAALDYEFNRIFTLLLDQLHNAFNGDPEVLVPAVGTMFKLKELAQELMRNPIPNSPEQYTAGPTWQYLKG
- a CDS encoding alkaline phosphatase family protein, which codes for MSKRAFDHVLIIMFENQYRGYVLQNPYMANLAEQGIELTNSFGVMHPSQTNYITSIAGELCDVSDDDAPSPLLKQQTIVDLIEASPYQLRWKAYMDSYIADNNPWQPEGFTPTDHYPYVIKHNPFSSFENIVTNQQRWQKIDNEAGFWRDLLNNNLPEYAWFTPNMWNDGHYLAGTTNDTCNGERAPVLVDQQANWLKSFFAGLNFPGPNSKLPPNTLVVVTYDEADFEAFFDKGKKYTYDGPNQIYTVLLGDNIPPGKEHQGYNHYSLLKTIEKNFNLGSLHKNDHEANWFQFLWGKSFAWQQPEKSCLGRVKQFTACGFEQQLLFVAQEEDNSLTYRSLTYRNIKGHEDDLNRVQALPLAENAGQAFALAANDRQALLVYSDTDGLLQVLSYSLTTGWVPAQIPAKEPVRQLDLVALPDNSGFMLVYQTQAGSLFSSRFSGSSADDSATDTNGPWQTPEKLCHIINTPTAQGPVTVNSNISAPFKLARLGASILLIYSQPHSNNLSCLSYNTADFNKVNVKTSAYSGPYDDYTVNAWSASSFDLNVFGETRPAATPVTPIITPEAEPEPTEQTLAANGQFALQTLDGVIHLLHNAGDNPQLLSSTFSIGGTLTPGLPVSYQPDAPGEENTSDGYGTLFEAGWSRVEPVGNIVRDNNTAIAMANFNEQLWLFYQPLGQDGISICRGDYRSEQHIKDKTKESEHEQ
- a CDS encoding alkaline phosphatase family protein; its protein translation is MSNNASALNQGLLDQIDHFVVIMLENRSFDHMLGFLYTDQNNVSPLGHPYEGLTGEESNLNSQGEAVTVFKIPSDQHPYFWPGSDPGEGYNNTNSQLFGNYRTPPEGTRACNTGFISDFAYTLNWQRQDNEKKPGSWQIVEGTTEESIMGMYTPELLPVLSGLAKGYAVCDHWFCSVPTETLPNRAFVQMATSLGRLNDHDKKYNAPSIYNLLEQARLSWSIYGYEDEPILTRESLQALPANPEYGSFGNFAAFKQAAADGTLAHYSFLAPEWGSKGNSQHPNYDVAKGEQYLYEIYQALKASPGWQKTLLIITYDEHGGNFDHVPPPENAQQPLDCPDNMGFNFQRFGVRVPTVLVSPLIEAGTVFRIPEPDTDLYGNSQAPTAFDHTSILATVEKRFNLKPLTTRDAAAPDIGPVLTLTTARQDDPLENVVVPKSQGLPPLEGNGDWSKADHLQQAEASLASQLPVEGDYHSRYGEHWPEDEDGVKHYSRYRYHHYYYGRYQEENS